The Acinetobacter pittii genome contains a region encoding:
- a CDS encoding E2/UBC family protein — protein MSELHSLMLRCGYEYIESRHLKAYKHLSDLSQSKQFYVKDFVTREGIFKIALIFTYDPYTSLPYAYIVDKPAHLQDVLLPHVNNGWYLCYVQEMEADWNPNDLLSLYTTVDRQIQITLNNSVESIHDRCIEQVELEGEFSAYWKPESYVYSLSSFHDLHNRFSTLSFNQSLEKETTKESVLYHSNTEHEHKNWLIQRGFYEIESQRLHTFIIKVRANRLSGVNWPPKNSKELFDWLSAVDHNAKAHLANYFVQNRLKKHLILLEVEKQDTLGLILELDTQTVQLSTYANTKKTGKKGGRAIQLSTITAVLSGKYAFKKFKRISFIKADKSTVLSRNRSRPDVGDLSSKRIALIGCGTIGGYVSELLIRSGAGVHTGKLHLFDFDNYGPQNFGRHTLFSSDFGKSKSVALQERLTTSTHLKTNIHGFDCEFPLIERYLSFYDIIIDATGRAPIAKRLAYLLRKLDGVKRPILIHGFNDGNGRASKVFIDYSNGCINCLWSNPTFYHNGNDIRFKQFAGLNEKKVSCGSTYIPYDAAVSVMTAALIQEATLATLEYERTWNYKEHIFEGGRTLKPKLVHSESNCGICNAG, from the coding sequence GTGAGTGAATTACATAGCTTGATGCTGAGATGTGGGTATGAATATATCGAATCTCGGCATCTCAAAGCCTACAAACATCTATCTGATTTGTCTCAAAGTAAGCAATTTTATGTTAAAGATTTTGTAACTAGGGAAGGCATATTCAAGATAGCATTGATATTTACATACGATCCTTATACTAGCTTGCCATATGCGTACATCGTTGACAAACCAGCACATCTACAAGATGTGCTGCTTCCACATGTAAACAATGGTTGGTATTTATGCTATGTACAAGAAATGGAAGCTGACTGGAATCCCAATGATCTTCTCTCATTGTATACGACCGTAGATCGTCAAATTCAAATTACTTTAAATAACTCTGTTGAATCAATTCATGACAGATGTATAGAGCAAGTGGAGCTTGAAGGGGAATTTAGTGCTTATTGGAAGCCGGAAAGCTATGTATATTCATTATCGAGTTTTCATGACCTACACAATAGATTTTCTACTCTAAGTTTTAATCAATCATTAGAGAAAGAAACAACAAAGGAATCTGTTCTATATCACAGTAATACAGAACATGAGCACAAAAACTGGTTAATACAGCGAGGTTTCTATGAGATCGAATCTCAGAGACTTCACACTTTTATAATTAAAGTTAGAGCCAATCGTTTATCAGGTGTTAATTGGCCTCCCAAAAACTCAAAGGAGCTATTTGATTGGCTTTCGGCTGTTGATCACAATGCCAAAGCACATTTAGCGAACTATTTTGTTCAGAATAGACTCAAAAAACATTTAATTCTTTTAGAGGTTGAGAAACAAGATACTCTTGGCCTTATATTGGAGTTGGATACTCAGACCGTTCAGTTATCCACTTATGCAAATACTAAAAAGACTGGTAAAAAAGGTGGTCGAGCTATCCAGCTTTCTACGATTACTGCTGTTTTGTCGGGGAAGTATGCTTTTAAAAAATTTAAAAGAATTTCATTTATTAAAGCAGATAAGAGTACTGTTCTTTCAAGAAATAGATCACGTCCTGATGTTGGTGATCTCAGCTCAAAGCGAATCGCTTTGATTGGATGTGGCACAATTGGTGGTTATGTATCTGAACTTCTAATTCGCTCAGGGGCTGGAGTTCATACTGGCAAATTGCATCTTTTCGATTTTGACAATTATGGTCCCCAAAACTTCGGAAGGCATACACTTTTTTCATCAGACTTTGGAAAGAGTAAATCAGTGGCATTACAAGAGAGATTGACTACATCAACCCATCTTAAAACGAATATTCATGGATTTGATTGTGAATTTCCATTAATTGAGAGATATCTATCTTTTTATGACATTATCATTGATGCGACTGGCAGAGCACCTATTGCCAAACGGCTTGCATACTTACTTCGTAAATTAGACGGTGTGAAGAGACCAATACTAATTCATGGTTTTAACGATGGTAATGGTCGTGCATCAAAAGTTTTTATTGATTATTCAAATGGATGTATTAACTGTCTTTGGAGTAATCCTACTTTTTATCATAATGGAAATGATATTCGCTTTAAGCAATTTGCTGGCTTGAATGAGAAAAAAGTATCTTGTGGCAGTACCTATATACCATATGATGCTGCCGTAAGCGTTATGACGGCAGCCTTAATTCAAGAGGCAACGCTTGCAACGTTAGAGTATGAAAGAACTTGGAATTACAAGGAACATATATTTGAAGGTGGCCGAACACTAAAGCCCAAATTAGTTCATTCAGAGTCTAACTGTGGTATTTGTAATGCGGGATAA
- a CDS encoding Mov34/MPN/PAD-1 family protein, producing the protein MRDKDLVFKADDDALVVILSEVVKILLSYRQLVDLNPESAGVIIGERRGVHLVVRMVSVPNFTDIRSRFSVNRIGKHHQEKVDTAFRESNGTWQYLGEWHTHPEDIPSPSMVDYNSWKKYLCSPDPLILIIVGRTKWWVGKKMNQEIKVLEQI; encoded by the coding sequence ATGCGGGATAAAGATTTAGTTTTTAAGGCTGATGATGATGCCTTAGTGGTTATTTTGTCAGAAGTAGTTAAAATTTTACTTTCATATCGCCAGTTGGTGGATTTAAATCCTGAAAGTGCTGGTGTGATCATCGGTGAGCGCAGAGGAGTTCATTTAGTAGTTAGAATGGTATCAGTACCTAATTTTACAGATATTCGAAGCCGTTTTTCAGTTAATCGAATTGGTAAACATCATCAAGAAAAGGTTGATACAGCATTTCGTGAATCTAATGGTACATGGCAGTATCTAGGTGAGTGGCATACTCATCCTGAGGATATACCTTCTCCCTCTATGGTAGATTACAATAGTTGGAAGAAATATTTATGTTCCCCAGACCCTTTAATTTTGATTATTGTTGGGAGGACCAAATGGTGGGTTGGAAAGAAAATGAATCAAGAAATTAAAGTCTTAGAACAGATATAA